Proteins co-encoded in one Gossypium arboreum isolate Shixiya-1 chromosome 11, ASM2569848v2, whole genome shotgun sequence genomic window:
- the LOC108462976 gene encoding protein SOSEKI 2 isoform X1 encodes MNARNRRARESSPGRAKVCILQQHKAVKPIRKVQVVYYLTRNGQLEHPHYMEVTHLVNQPLRLRDVIERLTALRGKAMPSLYSWSCKRSYKNGYVWNDLADNDIIPPSDGAEYVLKGSELVDGCSEVLQQMQISNKGPHFQEPNLHPKQKSQTFALTRHRGPQEPNRTAYEEQEFDDGDEDEEEEYELDEEKTCYTSSTTPHSRCSRGVSTDELEYQETNIQGPQKPISDTPKQDSSILSENQNQSKNNTSKRFEDGDPVTNVSTSGRNSSVLLQLIACGNLAVNKAKNMPTVVKQPVVPNTVVKKSENLHRGVLCKTAIKAAEDDQMISCMSENPRFGNLQAQEKEYFSGSIVESMNSENRVVGDQPMLKRSNSYNEERSCKAGLSEPVEEENKDKAVKGNCIPRKKLPKQTRKMRVD; translated from the exons ATGAATGCGAGAAACAGAAGAGCAAGAGAAAGCAGCCCAGGTAGGGCCAAAGTTTGTATTCTGCAACAACACAAGGCAGTGAAACCAATCAGAAAAGTTCAAGTTGTTTACTACCTAACCAGAAATGGCCAGCTTGAGCATCCTCATTACATGGAAGTCACCCATTTGGTCAATCAACCACTTCGTTTGAGAG ATGTAATTGAAAGACTCACTGCTCTTAGAGGCAAAGCAATGCCCTCTTTGTACTCTTGGTCTTGCAAAAG GAGTTACAAGAATGGTTATGTATGGAATGACTTAGCAGACAATGATATTATTCCTCCATCTGATGGAGCGGAATATGTACTCAAAGGCTCGGAATTGGTTGATGGTTGCTCTG AGGTATTACAGCAAATGCAAATCAGCAATAAGGGGCCACATTTTCAGGAACCAAACCTTCACCCCAAACAAAAATCCCAAACTTTTGCTTTGACTCGACACAGGGGACCCCAAGAACCGAATAGGACAGCATATGAAGAACAAGAATTCGATGATGGTGATGAAGACGAAGAAGAAGAGTATGAATTAGACGAGGAGAAAACATGTTACACAAGCTCAACAACTCCTCACTCTCGCTGCTCAAGAGGGGTTTCCACTGATGAACTTGAATACCAAGAAACCAATATCCAAGGACCCCAAAAGCCCATTTCTGATACACCTAAACAAGACTCTTCCATCCTCTCTGAAAACCAAAACCAAAGCAAAAACAATACTTCCAAGCGATTTGAAGATGGTGACCCAGTGACCAATGTGTCAACATCAGGTCGTAACTCCTCAGTTCTGCTTCAACTTATTGCATGTGGCAACTTAGCAGTTAACAAAGCCAAAAACATGCCTACTGTTGTAAAGCAACCGGTAGTACCAAACACTGTGGTGAAGAAGAGTGAAAATTTGCATAGAGGGGTTCTTTGTAAGACTGCAATAAAGGCTGCTGAAGATGATCAGATGATAAGCTGCATGTCTGAGAACCCAAGGTTTGGTAATTTACAGGCCCAAGAGAAAGAGTATTTCAGTGGCAGCATTGTGGAGTCAATGAATTCTGAGAACCGAGTTGTGGGTGATCAGCCAATGCTCAAAAGATCCAATTCATATAATGAAGAAAG GAGCTGCAAGGCTGGGCTGAGTGAACCAGTAGAAGAGGAGAACAAGGACAAAGCAGTAAAAGGGAATTGTATTCCTAGGAAGAAATTACCAAAGCAAACCAGAAAAATGAGGGTTGACTAG
- the LOC108462976 gene encoding protein SOSEKI 2 isoform X2, translated as MNARNRRARESSPGRAKVCILQQHKAVKPIRKVQVVYYLTRNGQLEHPHYMEVTHLVNQPLRLRDVIERLTALRGKAMPSLYSWSCKRSYKNGYVWNDLADNDIIPPSDGAEYVLKGSELVDGCSEVLQQMQISNKGPHFQEPNLHPKQKSQTFALTRHRGPQEPNRTAYEEQEFDDGDEDEEEEYELDEEKTCYTSSTTPHSRCSRGVSTDELEYQETNIQGPQKPISDTPKQDSSILSENQNQSKNNTSKRFEDGDPVTNVSTSGRNSSVLLQLIACGNLAVNKAKNMPTVVKQPVVPNTVVKKSENLHRGVLCKTAIKAAEDDQMISCMSENPRFGNLQAQEKEYFSGSIVESMNSENRVVGDQPMLKRSNSYNEESFDFDSSGAARLG; from the exons ATGAATGCGAGAAACAGAAGAGCAAGAGAAAGCAGCCCAGGTAGGGCCAAAGTTTGTATTCTGCAACAACACAAGGCAGTGAAACCAATCAGAAAAGTTCAAGTTGTTTACTACCTAACCAGAAATGGCCAGCTTGAGCATCCTCATTACATGGAAGTCACCCATTTGGTCAATCAACCACTTCGTTTGAGAG ATGTAATTGAAAGACTCACTGCTCTTAGAGGCAAAGCAATGCCCTCTTTGTACTCTTGGTCTTGCAAAAG GAGTTACAAGAATGGTTATGTATGGAATGACTTAGCAGACAATGATATTATTCCTCCATCTGATGGAGCGGAATATGTACTCAAAGGCTCGGAATTGGTTGATGGTTGCTCTG AGGTATTACAGCAAATGCAAATCAGCAATAAGGGGCCACATTTTCAGGAACCAAACCTTCACCCCAAACAAAAATCCCAAACTTTTGCTTTGACTCGACACAGGGGACCCCAAGAACCGAATAGGACAGCATATGAAGAACAAGAATTCGATGATGGTGATGAAGACGAAGAAGAAGAGTATGAATTAGACGAGGAGAAAACATGTTACACAAGCTCAACAACTCCTCACTCTCGCTGCTCAAGAGGGGTTTCCACTGATGAACTTGAATACCAAGAAACCAATATCCAAGGACCCCAAAAGCCCATTTCTGATACACCTAAACAAGACTCTTCCATCCTCTCTGAAAACCAAAACCAAAGCAAAAACAATACTTCCAAGCGATTTGAAGATGGTGACCCAGTGACCAATGTGTCAACATCAGGTCGTAACTCCTCAGTTCTGCTTCAACTTATTGCATGTGGCAACTTAGCAGTTAACAAAGCCAAAAACATGCCTACTGTTGTAAAGCAACCGGTAGTACCAAACACTGTGGTGAAGAAGAGTGAAAATTTGCATAGAGGGGTTCTTTGTAAGACTGCAATAAAGGCTGCTGAAGATGATCAGATGATAAGCTGCATGTCTGAGAACCCAAGGTTTGGTAATTTACAGGCCCAAGAGAAAGAGTATTTCAGTGGCAGCATTGTGGAGTCAATGAATTCTGAGAACCGAGTTGTGGGTGATCAGCCAATGCTCAAAAGATCCAATTCATATAATGAAGAAAG TTTTGATTTTGATTCATCAGGAGCTGCAAGGCTGGGCTGA